From the Papilio machaon chromosome 13, ilPapMach1.1, whole genome shotgun sequence genome, the window TATTCATATTCGGTTCCATCCCACCGCCGACGTTCATGTTGAATGACAGGCTACCTTGACTAAAATTAACAGGCGTTTTCAGTAAGGCCTCCTTCGGCTTTGGCAAATACGAATACTCACCGTTTTCTCCTAAAGATACACCTAAATTCgtgaaaatattacataaaactgTATTACTTTGTATACTGGAGAGATCGAACTTTTTACCCGAAGACTTCTCTTGCTGATACTGTTTTATCATTTGGGTAACAGGTACCAAATTTTGattcacaaatattttctgCGTGGAGCTCAACTCTTTGTACCAGTTGGAGTTCTGTAGTATAGTCTGTAAGTCTATGGACTTCTGCTCTGGTACAATTTCAGGTTCTTTCGGCTTTCGTCGAGGGTCAACCCGCGGCGCTGTACTCGTCACTTTTGGAGGCTTCTCACTGTCACTGTTGGATTCGTCCACCGATAGTCGAAACACTTTCCTTAACCTAGGATCCTGTAGAGCTTGTGATTTAGCTGTGCTATTTCTAATGTCCGTATAATCGGGTCGGGGTATGTCAATTGGTACCAGCTTATATGAAATTGGTGGATGGCTATTTATAGAACCATTAATTTCGGATGCCGGCGTGTAATTCGGTATGGCTTTAAATGGCAACCCTAACCGAAAATCTATGTCGCCAGCGGCGCTTTGTCTTAAGTCAGTGTCGCCAAACGTTGGTGCTTTGTAGTCGGCTTGCCGTAAATCGACATCAGTTCTTCGTCGTCCATCTGTGGGTTCACCATCTATACATTCATAAATCGATACCCGTGGGGACTTCTTGTTCGTCTTACCAGAATCGCTGACTGTATCCGGAGAACGTCTCGACCTAGGATCCCGTGATATGCGACCCTCCGACACATCTGCAGTGTTCTGTTTGTTGTCTTGTGTGTTGTTTTTCATGATATTGAGCAATTTGGTGACCTCTTCGCTTATAtcaatttttgacaaatctcCCAGTCTACTTAACACGGTTGATGGTTCTATAATATGAGGTGCAGGCGGTGACATTAAGGATTTTGGTGACGAAACCGGTGATTTCTTCTTGCTTCCTTTTTCTTCATCACTAGAATACCATTTTTCATCGATCAAAAGATTGTTATCTTCATCATCAGTAGTTGAGCGACGATGACGCTTCTCGGTATTTTTAAAGAGTGGTTCTGGTTGTAGAAATCTAATATCTGTATCACATTCTGCTTGTCTAGGCTTATCTTCACTTTTAGTATGTCGCGTTCTTGCATCGTCATTAGCGAAAGGCAGTACTCTATGATCGACATCTTTAGACTCGATGGAAGGGACAGATTTCTCGTTTTCAAACGACTCGTTAGAGatgtcaatattttctttatcctTCAACGCAAACTTTAAAGCGTCCTTGGTGTACTGGTCTATGTCAATCATGTCCTTATTCTGCTCTGTGCTTTTACCTTCAGTCGTGTCGGAGGGGTCCTCGGTTTTTTGAAGCGAAACATTAGGCTGAAAGCGCATGTCAATATCCTGCCCGGGTAAGTCTGCTGATATTGGTACATTGCTTGAAACTTGGACCACAGGCGGCACTCTTAGGTCCATATCTTGAGCCCCAGCATTGGGTCCTACAAATGCTTGCGCCTGTTGATCgacgttattaattaaacctAACTTTTGTATgctcattgtatttaattgtatttcagttatttgttttaaagataTACCAATACTATTTAACTGTAATACTGTTAATTGGCCAAGTTGATCTAAATTTTCAATACCCATTTTGGTAAGATCTGAAATTTGTTTAGGCGTTAAAACTcctgttaaatttttaatattaagaatgtTACTTGAGCTGGTATTACCATTGGGGGACATGTTCATACCAAAATTCGGATTTGAACCTTCATTTTGCCACCTCGACTGCCGTATTTTCGGTGACACCTTTTGTCTTTCGTTGTTATACTGATGCATTTGGAAGCTATCCGGGGAATTTTGAGGAATCGggatatttaattcgaaaagaGATGGAATACTTCTCTCTTGAGACTCAGTGTTTTCTGAAAATTGTTGCATTAGTTTTAATTGAgttgtttgtattaattttaggGCTCCCTCCCTATTCAATCTAGGGAAATCTCCTAAAATCTCTTTGGGAGCGGATT encodes:
- the LOC106717900 gene encoding protein suppressor of sable isoform X4; translated protein: MLIVSTNISASFTMAETAPNVLSEDLEDGEIESEGEEVAENVVTGKTDECNIKNEENQDIHKAEQQQFYYSKSGKKKKSKSHKGEPKFKDKNKKNRKYTSPIDDDFAGNIEKAIRKAMNKNEDNQGDVEDDVEERRKYKKRKKYDSKDGPGKKRKKQEYPDEMDESEMMCVRGASPVHKNSPAEAFQENDSSYASDSSQESRGPPQHRPQRQRPPQRERNKNNKNDRRRGIHPMQDPEGVCLYYMQGKCQKENTESQERSIPSLFELNIPIPQNSPDSFQMHQYNNERQKVSPKIRQSRWQNEGSNPNFGMNMSPNDLTKMGIENLDQLGQLTVLQLNSIGISLKQITEIQLNTMSIQKLGLINNVDQQAQAFVGPNAGAQDMDLRVPPVVQVSSNVPISADLPGQDIDMRFQPNVSLQKTEDPSDTTEGKSTEQNKDMIDIDQYTKDALKFALKDKENIDISNESFENEKSVPSIESKDVDHRVLPFANDDARTRHTKSEDKPRQAECDTDIRFLQPEPLFKNTEKRHRRSTTDDEDNNLLIDEKWYSSDEEKGSKKKSPVSSPKSLMSPPAPHIIEPSTVLSRLGDLSKIDISEEVTKLLNIMKNNTQDNKQNTADVSEGRISRDPRSRRSPDTVSDSGKTNKKSPRVSIYECIDGEPTDGRRRTDVDLRQADYKAPTFGDTDLRQSAAGDIDFRLGLPFKAIPNYTPASEINGSINSHPPISYKLVPIDIPRPDYTDIRNSTAKSQALQDPRLRKVFRLSVDESNSDSEKPPKVTSTAPRVDPRRKPKEPEIVPEQKSIDLQTILQNSNWYKELSSTQKIFVNQNLVPVTQMIKQYQQEKSSGKKFDLSSIQSNTVLCNIFTNLGVSLGENGEYSYLPKPKEALLKTPVNFSQGSLSFNMNVGGGMEPNMNMMNVPSMGMGAVPNVNNLNVGHMHNFNQPLSDPRGGPTPGLLGIAPNIPHNFNNSYGGPNNYGNNMSFNGPPQGNDFNYMDGDQNFQRFPNRGGHRGRGNDRWNRGGSGRGHRDRKNFNDRGNWKNDRH
- the LOC106717900 gene encoding protein suppressor of sable isoform X2, with amino-acid sequence MAETAPNVLSEDLEDGEIESEGEEVAENVVTGKTDECNIKNEENQDIHKAEQQQFYYSKSGKKKKSKSHKGEPKFKDKNKKNRKYTSPIDDDFAGNIEKAIRKAMNKNEDNQGDVEDDVEERRKYKKRKKYDSKDGPGKKRKKQEYPDEMDESEMMCVRGASPVHKNSPAEAFQENDSSYASDSSQESRGPPQHRPQRQRPPQRERNKNNKNDRRRGIHPMQDPEGVCLYYMQGKCQKGDECLFSHDVQPPRKMELCKFYLMDCCAKRDKCLYMHADFPCKFYHTGLPCVYKDDCKFAHGKPLNDSLKNILLKHIESAPKEILGDFPRLNREGALKLIQTTQLKLMQQFSENTESQERSIPSLFELNIPIPQNSPDSFQMHQYNNERQKVSPKIRQSRWQNEGSNPNFGMNMSPNGNTSSSNILNIKNLTGVLTPKQISDLTKMGIENLDQLGQLTVLQLNSIGISLKQITEIQLNTMSIQKLGLINNVDQQAQAFVGPNAGAQDMDLRVPPVVQVSSNVPISADLPGQDIDMRFQPNVSLQKTEDPSDTTEGKSTEQNKDMIDIDQYTKDALKFALKDKENIDISNESFENEKSVPSIESKDVDHRVLPFANDDARTRHTKSEDKPRQAECDTDIRFLQPEPLFKNTEKRHRRSTTDDEDNNLLIDEKWYSSDEEKGSKKKSPVSSPKSLMSPPAPHIIEPSTVLSRLGDLSKIDISEEVTKLLNIMKNNTQDNKQNTADVSEGRISRDPRSRRSPDTVSDSGKTNKKSPRVSIYECIDGEPTDGRRRTDVDLRQADYKAPTFGDTDLRQSAAGDIDFRLGLPFKAIPNYTPASEINGSINSHPPISYKLVPIDIPRPDYTDIRNSTAKSQALQDPRLRKVFRLSVDESNSDSEKPPKVTSTAPRVDPRRKPKEPEIVPEQKSIDLQTILQNSNWYKELSSTQKIFVNQNLVPVTQMIKQYQQEKSSGKKFDLSSIQSNTVLCNIFTNLGVSLGENGEYSYLPKPKEALLKTPVNFSQGSLSFNMNVGGGMEPNMNMMNVPSMGMGAVPNVNNLNVGHMHNFNQPLSDPRGGPTPGLLGIAPNIPHNFNNSYGGPNNYGNNMSFNGPPQGNDFNYMDGDQNFQRFPNRGGHRGRGNDRWNRGGSGRGHRDRKNFNDRGNWKNDRH
- the LOC106717900 gene encoding protein suppressor of sable isoform X3, giving the protein MLIVSTNISASFTMAETAPNVLSEDLEDGEIESEGEEVAENVVTGKTDECNIKNEENQDIHKAEQQQFYYSKSGKKKKSKSHKGEPKFKDKNKKNRKYTSPIDDDFAGNIEKAIRKAMNKNEDNQGDVEDDVEERRKYKKRKKYDSKDGPGKKRKKQEYPDEMDESEMMCVRGASPVHKNSPAEAFQENDSSYASDSSQESRGPPQHRPQRQRPPQRERNKNNKNDRRRGIHPMQDPEGVCLYYMQGKCQKENTESQERSIPSLFELNIPIPQNSPDSFQMHQYNNERQKVSPKIRQSRWQNEGSNPNFGMNMSPNGNTSSSNILNIKNLTGVLTPKQISDLTKMGIENLDQLGQLTVLQLNSIGISLKQITEIQLNTMSIQKLGLINNVDQQAQAFVGPNAGAQDMDLRVPPVVQVSSNVPISADLPGQDIDMRFQPNVSLQKTEDPSDTTEGKSTEQNKDMIDIDQYTKDALKFALKDKENIDISNESFENEKSVPSIESKDVDHRVLPFANDDARTRHTKSEDKPRQAECDTDIRFLQPEPLFKNTEKRHRRSTTDDEDNNLLIDEKWYSSDEEKGSKKKSPVSSPKSLMSPPAPHIIEPSTVLSRLGDLSKIDISEEVTKLLNIMKNNTQDNKQNTADVSEGRISRDPRSRRSPDTVSDSGKTNKKSPRVSIYECIDGEPTDGRRRTDVDLRQADYKAPTFGDTDLRQSAAGDIDFRLGLPFKAIPNYTPASEINGSINSHPPISYKLVPIDIPRPDYTDIRNSTAKSQALQDPRLRKVFRLSVDESNSDSEKPPKVTSTAPRVDPRRKPKEPEIVPEQKSIDLQTILQNSNWYKELSSTQKIFVNQNLVPVTQMIKQYQQEKSSGKKFDLSSIQSNTVLCNIFTNLGVSLGENGEYSYLPKPKEALLKTPVNFSQGSLSFNMNVGGGMEPNMNMMNVPSMGMGAVPNVNNLNVGHMHNFNQPLSDPRGGPTPGLLGIAPNIPHNFNNSYGGPNNYGNNMSFNGPPQGNDFNYMDGDQNFQRFPNRGGHRGRGNDRWNRGGSGRGHRDRKNFNDRGNWKNDRH
- the LOC106717900 gene encoding protein suppressor of sable isoform X1, giving the protein MLIVSTNISASFTMAETAPNVLSEDLEDGEIESEGEEVAENVVTGKTDECNIKNEENQDIHKAEQQQFYYSKSGKKKKSKSHKGEPKFKDKNKKNRKYTSPIDDDFAGNIEKAIRKAMNKNEDNQGDVEDDVEERRKYKKRKKYDSKDGPGKKRKKQEYPDEMDESEMMCVRGASPVHKNSPAEAFQENDSSYASDSSQESRGPPQHRPQRQRPPQRERNKNNKNDRRRGIHPMQDPEGVCLYYMQGKCQKGDECLFSHDVQPPRKMELCKFYLMDCCAKRDKCLYMHADFPCKFYHTGLPCVYKDDCKFAHGKPLNDSLKNILLKHIESAPKEILGDFPRLNREGALKLIQTTQLKLMQQFSENTESQERSIPSLFELNIPIPQNSPDSFQMHQYNNERQKVSPKIRQSRWQNEGSNPNFGMNMSPNGNTSSSNILNIKNLTGVLTPKQISDLTKMGIENLDQLGQLTVLQLNSIGISLKQITEIQLNTMSIQKLGLINNVDQQAQAFVGPNAGAQDMDLRVPPVVQVSSNVPISADLPGQDIDMRFQPNVSLQKTEDPSDTTEGKSTEQNKDMIDIDQYTKDALKFALKDKENIDISNESFENEKSVPSIESKDVDHRVLPFANDDARTRHTKSEDKPRQAECDTDIRFLQPEPLFKNTEKRHRRSTTDDEDNNLLIDEKWYSSDEEKGSKKKSPVSSPKSLMSPPAPHIIEPSTVLSRLGDLSKIDISEEVTKLLNIMKNNTQDNKQNTADVSEGRISRDPRSRRSPDTVSDSGKTNKKSPRVSIYECIDGEPTDGRRRTDVDLRQADYKAPTFGDTDLRQSAAGDIDFRLGLPFKAIPNYTPASEINGSINSHPPISYKLVPIDIPRPDYTDIRNSTAKSQALQDPRLRKVFRLSVDESNSDSEKPPKVTSTAPRVDPRRKPKEPEIVPEQKSIDLQTILQNSNWYKELSSTQKIFVNQNLVPVTQMIKQYQQEKSSGKKFDLSSIQSNTVLCNIFTNLGVSLGENGEYSYLPKPKEALLKTPVNFSQGSLSFNMNVGGGMEPNMNMMNVPSMGMGAVPNVNNLNVGHMHNFNQPLSDPRGGPTPGLLGIAPNIPHNFNNSYGGPNNYGNNMSFNGPPQGNDFNYMDGDQNFQRFPNRGGHRGRGNDRWNRGGSGRGHRDRKNFNDRGNWKNDRH